The Streptomyces sp. NBC_00659 genomic interval AGGCAGGTCGGGACCGGATCCTCGACGACCCGACCATCGTGCCGACCGGGGGTGTGCACTGCCTGTGAACCTCGCGAACGGTCACCAGCCTGAAAGCCGCGCATTCCTCATCGGTCTCGGGTCGCCTCGCACGCAGACACCTATGGGCAGGAATCCGCTGTTCGAAGGGAGTTCAGGCGTAGGCGTCCTCGACGGCGACGCGGCGCACTGTGCGCAGTGTCGACCGGAGGCTGTCCAGGTCGGTCGAGCCCAGAGCGAGGCGAATCGCCTGGGGTGTGTGCATCGAGGTGGTGAACGGTTCGGCTGTGGATACCGAGATGTGCTGACGCGCGAGGGTGGCGGTCAGGCGGTCGGCGCGTGCGTCGTCGGGCAGCGGCAGCCAGGTGAAGTAGGACGAGGGGTGGCTGACGAACGGTAGGCCTGCCAACTCCTGTCCGGCGATTGCCTGGCGGGCCTTGGCGTCGTCTCGCTTCTGCGCTTCCAGGCGGTCCACCGTGCCGTCGTCGAGCCAGCGGCAGGCGATGGCGGTGGTGAGGGCGGGGGTGTTCCAGGTGGTCGCCCGGATCGCGCGTTCGAGCGAGGGCACCGCGGACGGCGGGGCGGCGGCGAAGCCGACCCGGAGGCCGGTGGCGACGCTCTTGGACAGGCCCGAGACGTAGACGGTGATGTCCGGCGCGGTTGCTGCCAGAGGCGGTGGCGGGTCCTCGGCCAGGTAGGCGTAGGAGGCGTCTTCGATGATGAGCGCACCGTGCCGTCGGGCGATCTTGACCAGACGGGTTCGGCCGGTTGCCGGCATGACCCAGCCCAGCGGGTTGTGCAGGGTGGGCATGGTGTAGATCGCGCGCACCGGGCGGGTCGCGCACAGCTTCTCCAGGACGTCGAGATCCGGCCCGTCGGGGGTTGCGGGGATGGGTGCCAGGTCGAGATGAAAGGCATGTGCGAGCACCTTGAAGCCCGGGTAGGTGAGGGCATCGACCGCGACGACGTCGCCGGCGTTGAGCGTGGCCATGACGGTGACGGCCAGGCCGTGCTGCGCACCGTTGGTGATGAGGATCCGATCCGCGTCCGTGGTGATGCCTCGACGCCTCAGGTGCCGTGCGATCGAGGCTCTGTCCTGGGGACGCCCTCGATGCGGTTGGTAGCGCAGCAGCGTGTCGAGATCGCCGGAGGTGGCCACCTCTCGCAGAGCCTGCCGGAGGAGATCGGCCTGCCCGGGCAGCGACGGGTAGTT includes:
- a CDS encoding aminotransferase-like domain-containing protein → MAASRYKTLVDALASDIRTGRLAAGVRLPTHRGLAAREGIAVVTATRVYAELETMGLVSREQGRGTFVRDIAVPAGHGIDQQVVATDAVDLNFNYPSLPGQADLLRQALREVATSGDLDTLLRYQPHRGRPQDRASIARHLRRRGITTDADRILITNGAQHGLAVTVMATLNAGDVVAVDALTYPGFKVLAHAFHLDLAPIPATPDGPDLDVLEKLCATRPVRAIYTMPTLHNPLGWVMPATGRTRLVKIARRHGALIIEDASYAYLAEDPPPPLAATAPDITVYVSGLSKSVATGLRVGFAAAPPSAVPSLERAIRATTWNTPALTTAIACRWLDDGTVDRLEAQKRDDAKARQAIAGQELAGLPFVSHPSSYFTWLPLPDDARADRLTATLARQHISVSTAEPFTTSMHTPQAIRLALGSTDLDSLRSTLRTVRRVAVEDAYA